Proteins encoded in a region of the Isosphaeraceae bacterium EP7 genome:
- a CDS encoding prenyltransferase/squalene oxidase repeat-containing protein: MESIRRRTILGLGLAAVAGWEAGLGRVSAFGASPAQDAGASSAKIGELNRRGVEFLRPRQASDGSWSADRKEPGITALVIAGLLRSRLVTPAEPFVVKGLAYLEQFVTAKGGLSDVNHANYATSIGLIAFQEANVGGKYDKVIKDGQNFLKTMQWDETEGKASADPFYGGAGYGGKSNRPDLSNTTFMLEALHDTGLPADDPAFQKALVFVSRCQNLKSEFNDQEWAGKVNDGGFIYTAANGGTSVAGKDDQGGLRSYASMTYAGLKSMIYAGLTKDDARVRAAVQYLKSNYTLDENPGLGQKGLYYYYQVFGKTMAALEQESFVDANGASHDWRADLVDALAKRQAANGSWVNANDLFMEGDPNLVTAYALLALAQARPKA, translated from the coding sequence ATGGAATCCATTCGCCGCCGGACGATCCTGGGCCTTGGTCTGGCAGCCGTCGCAGGGTGGGAGGCCGGACTCGGCCGCGTCTCGGCCTTCGGCGCGTCGCCCGCTCAGGATGCCGGCGCAAGCTCCGCCAAAATCGGCGAGCTGAACCGCAGGGGAGTCGAATTCCTCCGACCCCGGCAGGCGAGCGACGGGAGCTGGTCCGCCGATCGCAAGGAGCCGGGCATCACCGCCCTGGTCATCGCGGGCCTGCTCCGCTCGCGCCTCGTGACGCCGGCCGAGCCGTTCGTGGTCAAAGGGCTGGCCTATCTGGAGCAGTTCGTCACCGCCAAAGGGGGGCTCTCCGACGTCAACCACGCCAACTACGCCACGTCCATCGGCCTGATCGCGTTCCAGGAGGCGAACGTCGGCGGCAAGTATGACAAGGTGATCAAGGACGGCCAGAACTTCCTCAAGACGATGCAGTGGGACGAGACTGAAGGGAAAGCATCCGCTGATCCGTTCTACGGCGGGGCCGGGTACGGCGGTAAGAGCAACCGACCGGACCTGTCCAACACCACGTTCATGCTGGAAGCCCTGCACGACACCGGCTTGCCCGCCGACGACCCAGCATTCCAGAAGGCGCTCGTCTTCGTCTCGCGTTGCCAGAACCTCAAGAGCGAGTTCAACGATCAGGAGTGGGCCGGCAAGGTCAACGACGGCGGCTTCATCTACACTGCGGCCAACGGCGGCACCAGCGTTGCCGGCAAGGACGATCAGGGCGGCCTGCGGTCGTATGCCAGCATGACCTATGCCGGCCTGAAGAGCATGATCTACGCCGGCCTCACCAAGGACGATGCCCGGGTGCGGGCCGCCGTCCAGTACCTCAAATCCAACTACACCCTCGATGAGAACCCGGGCCTCGGCCAGAAGGGGCTCTACTACTATTACCAGGTCTTCGGCAAGACCATGGCCGCGCTGGAGCAGGAGAGCTTCGTCGATGCCAATGGTGCCTCGCACGACTGGCGGGCTGACCTCGTCGATGCTCTCGCCAAGCGACAGGCCGCCAACGGCAGTTGGGTCAACGCCAACGACCTCTTCATGGAAGGCGACCCCAACCTCGTCACCGCTTACGCACTGCTCGCGCTGGCCCAGGCCAGGCCCAAGGCTTGA
- a CDS encoding sulfatase: protein MKDRILATIGHLPLVLILSLSASQAEARGPNVVLIFVDDQGYGDLGCYGGKGAPTPNLDKLAAQGRRFTNFHVPQPVCSASRAGLLTGCYPSRVGIQGALRADSRVGLAESEVTIAEMLRAGGYDTGMAGKWHLGRPTRFLPTHQGFDEYLGLPYSNDMWPGNPQLKQKDYPRLPLIEGDAVIDPEVTPEDQPTLTSRYTERAVAFLDRHKGSDRPFFFYLAHSMPHVPLHTSPAFHGKSGLGPYADVQMELDWSVGQVMVALERNGQADDTLLIYTSDNGPWLNYGDHGGSSGPLREGKGTCWEGGIRIPFIARWPGKLPAGTVSDDFLVTIDLAPTLAGLAGARLPEHPIDGLDVWPLLSGQPGATNPHDAYVFYYGKNELQAITSGDGRWKLQLPHTYQTLAGRPPGRDGKPARYEPKAIAAPELYDLKADPGETRDLAAANPDVVRHLLDLAERARVDLGDSLMDRVGNGLRPAGEEPAPAR from the coding sequence ATGAAAGACCGCATCCTCGCCACGATTGGGCACCTGCCCCTCGTCCTGATCCTGAGCCTGTCGGCGTCGCAAGCCGAGGCCCGTGGACCGAATGTTGTCTTGATCTTCGTCGACGACCAGGGTTACGGCGACCTCGGCTGCTACGGCGGCAAGGGGGCGCCTACTCCCAACCTCGACAAGCTCGCGGCTCAGGGTAGGAGGTTCACGAATTTCCACGTCCCCCAGCCCGTCTGCTCCGCCTCCAGGGCCGGACTCTTGACCGGCTGCTATCCCAGCCGGGTCGGCATCCAGGGCGCCCTGAGGGCCGACTCGCGGGTGGGCCTTGCCGAGAGCGAGGTCACGATTGCCGAGATGCTGCGGGCGGGCGGGTATGACACCGGCATGGCAGGCAAGTGGCATCTGGGGCGGCCCACGCGGTTCCTCCCCACCCATCAGGGGTTCGACGAATATCTGGGGCTCCCCTACTCCAACGACATGTGGCCGGGCAACCCCCAGCTCAAGCAGAAGGACTACCCCAGGCTGCCGTTGATCGAAGGGGACGCCGTCATCGACCCCGAGGTGACGCCCGAGGATCAGCCGACCCTGACAAGTCGCTACACCGAGCGAGCCGTCGCGTTCCTCGACCGCCACAAGGGGTCCGACCGCCCTTTCTTCTTCTACCTGGCCCACAGCATGCCCCATGTCCCGCTGCACACCAGCCCCGCCTTTCACGGCAAGTCGGGGCTCGGGCCGTATGCGGACGTGCAGATGGAGCTGGACTGGTCCGTCGGCCAGGTCATGGTGGCGCTGGAACGCAATGGACAGGCCGACGACACCCTCTTGATCTACACCAGCGACAACGGCCCCTGGCTGAACTACGGCGACCATGGCGGCTCGTCAGGCCCTTTGCGCGAGGGCAAGGGAACCTGCTGGGAAGGGGGCATCCGGATCCCCTTCATCGCCCGCTGGCCCGGCAAGCTCCCCGCGGGCACGGTGTCGGATGACTTTCTCGTCACCATCGACCTGGCACCGACCCTGGCAGGGCTCGCCGGCGCCAGGCTTCCGGAGCACCCCATCGACGGCCTCGACGTCTGGCCGCTCCTCTCAGGCCAGCCCGGAGCCACCAACCCGCACGATGCCTACGTCTTCTACTACGGCAAGAATGAGTTGCAGGCGATCACAAGCGGTGACGGCCGCTGGAAGCTGCAACTCCCGCACACTTACCAGACGCTCGCCGGCAGGCCCCCCGGCCGCGACGGCAAGCCCGCTCGCTACGAGCCCAAGGCCATCGCAGCCCCCGAGCTCTACGACCTGAAGGCCGATCCAGGCGAGACCCGCGACCTTGCCGCAGCCAACCCCGACGTCGTCCGTCACCTTCTCGACCTCGCCGAACGCGCCCGAGTCGACCTGGGCGATTCGCTCATGGACCGCGTCGGTAACGGCTTGAGGCCCGCCGGCGAGGAACCCGCACCGGCCCGCTAA
- a CDS encoding DUF2239 family protein encodes MDGGERSGYTAFEGARRIASGDRAEVALLTRDVVERGASGAVLIFDDSTGEQVDWDLRGTAEEVRERLLPPTPDDGPVAERPEEPGPTRGPGRPKLGVVAREVTLLPRHWEWLNGQPGGASVALRKLVEVARRENESRDRTRRATEAAYRFMSAMAGDRPGFEEASRALFAGDARRFEEQIKAWPDDLRQHLRSMADVFMNFGEASPDQD; translated from the coding sequence ATGGATGGCGGCGAGCGGTCGGGATACACGGCGTTTGAGGGAGCCAGACGCATCGCGTCGGGGGACCGGGCCGAGGTGGCGTTGTTGACAAGGGACGTCGTCGAGCGTGGGGCCAGTGGGGCCGTGCTCATCTTTGACGACTCGACGGGCGAGCAGGTCGATTGGGACTTGCGCGGGACCGCGGAGGAAGTGCGGGAGAGGCTATTACCACCGACTCCAGACGATGGGCCCGTTGCCGAAAGGCCCGAGGAGCCGGGGCCGACGCGCGGGCCGGGTCGGCCGAAATTGGGGGTGGTCGCCCGCGAGGTCACGCTGCTGCCGCGCCATTGGGAATGGCTCAACGGACAACCCGGCGGCGCGTCGGTGGCTCTTCGCAAATTGGTCGAAGTGGCCAGGCGAGAGAACGAGTCGCGGGACCGAACCAGGAGGGCGACCGAGGCGGCTTATCGCTTCATGTCGGCCATGGCCGGCGATCGACCTGGATTCGAGGAGGCGAGCCGGGCCTTGTTCGCGGGCGATGCCCGACGGTTCGAAGAGCAGATCAAGGCCTGGCCTGATGATCTACGGCAGCACCTGCGCAGCATGGCCGATGTGTTCATGAATTTCGGGGAAGCATCTCCGGATCAGGATTGA
- a CDS encoding macrolide 2'-phosphotransferase translates to MTRSESRQSDEESVAAIAGHRGLALDGEIELIDLGLDFRVGLATDTGGTPWVLRVPRRPDVIRRAENEARVLDLLKGRLPVEVPDWRIITPELIAYPRLAGTTAVTLDPATKVPTWNIDKESTAFVGSLARALAALHGIDPAEADAAGLKVSSPEEARRSVADDLDRVKREIGVGEGLDRRWRAWLDDDASWPPFTTLVHGDLHVGHVLVDETSRATGILDWTEAEVNDPSIDFIFHLMGFGEEGLDRLLAVYDQAGGRTWPGMHGHIGERLSAFPIKYALFALTSGQDEHLDAVRSQLGVDPSPS, encoded by the coding sequence ATGACGAGATCAGAATCCAGGCAGTCCGACGAGGAGTCCGTCGCGGCGATCGCTGGACATCGTGGACTCGCGCTGGACGGCGAGATCGAGTTGATTGACCTCGGCCTCGATTTCCGCGTTGGCCTGGCGACCGACACGGGGGGCACGCCCTGGGTGCTGAGGGTTCCCCGCCGTCCTGATGTCATCCGGCGGGCCGAGAACGAGGCACGCGTCCTTGACCTCCTCAAGGGGAGGCTGCCGGTTGAGGTCCCCGATTGGCGGATCATCACGCCGGAGCTAATCGCCTATCCGCGCCTGGCCGGCACGACTGCCGTGACCCTGGATCCGGCGACCAAGGTGCCGACATGGAATATCGATAAGGAGTCCACAGCATTCGTGGGGAGCCTCGCCCGTGCTCTCGCGGCGCTGCACGGGATCGATCCCGCCGAGGCTGACGCGGCCGGGCTGAAGGTCTCATCGCCGGAGGAGGCGCGGCGGTCTGTTGCCGACGACCTTGATCGGGTGAAACGCGAGATCGGGGTCGGCGAAGGACTCGACCGCCGATGGCGGGCCTGGCTCGATGACGACGCGTCGTGGCCTCCGTTCACGACACTAGTCCATGGTGACCTTCACGTCGGTCACGTCCTCGTTGATGAAACCTCGAGGGCGACGGGGATTCTGGACTGGACCGAGGCCGAGGTGAATGACCCCTCGATCGACTTCATCTTCCATCTCATGGGATTCGGCGAGGAAGGCCTCGATCGTCTCCTGGCCGTATATGACCAGGCAGGCGGCCGGACATGGCCGGGCATGCATGGCCACATCGGCGAGAGGCTCTCCGCCTTCCCCATCAAATATGCCTTGTTCGCGCTGACGAGCGGCCAAGACGAGCATCTCGACGCTGTCAGGTCGCAGCTCGGAGTCGATCCGTCACCGAGTTGA
- a CDS encoding sigma-54 dependent transcriptional regulator, with translation MAYVMVVDDEPSICWAFREFLTGDGHRVSIASTAEQAIEDARVAPPDVVLLDVRLPGLDGLSALARLKGLCPTTPVVIMTAHGTMQTAVDAVRGGAFDYLPKPFDLDQVRRLVRRAIDSREAPSQPDRRDETPGLMVGRSAPIQQAFKQIAIAAACAEPVLITGESGTGKELVARAIRQHSDRASQPFVPVHLAALPDSLAERELFGHERGAFTGADASSPGLLDRAAGGTIFFDEIAETPTLLQAKLLRVLDGGEYRAVGGGPDRHLRARVISATNRDLADWARTGRFRADLYYRLAVLTIHLPPLREHPDDIPLLWDHFVGRIVASPSAPLDPDSKLGLALLAHDWPGNIRELRNAAENAARAAQGGRIHVDHLPASVTTHPIIQPENPADDLSRTIEEWAAARVDVAETEGTPLHEAFVQAVEGPLLRTLYTWSHGNQARMARVLGLHRTTLRQKLRRLGLDRP, from the coding sequence ATGGCCTACGTGATGGTCGTCGACGACGAGCCGAGCATCTGCTGGGCGTTCCGCGAGTTCCTCACCGGCGACGGTCACCGCGTCTCGATCGCGTCCACGGCCGAGCAGGCCATCGAAGACGCCCGCGTCGCACCCCCGGACGTCGTCCTCCTGGACGTCCGCCTTCCTGGCCTCGACGGCCTCTCGGCCCTGGCACGCCTGAAAGGGCTCTGTCCGACCACACCGGTCGTCATCATGACTGCCCACGGCACGATGCAAACCGCCGTCGACGCCGTCCGAGGTGGCGCCTTCGACTACCTCCCCAAGCCGTTCGACCTCGATCAGGTCCGTCGCCTCGTCCGCCGTGCCATCGACTCCCGCGAGGCCCCGTCGCAGCCCGACCGCCGCGACGAGACCCCGGGCCTCATGGTCGGCCGCAGCGCCCCGATCCAGCAGGCGTTCAAGCAGATTGCCATCGCTGCGGCCTGCGCCGAGCCGGTCCTCATCACCGGCGAGAGTGGCACGGGCAAGGAACTCGTCGCCCGCGCGATCCGCCAGCATTCCGACCGTGCGTCCCAACCGTTCGTCCCGGTTCATCTCGCCGCCCTGCCCGATTCGCTGGCCGAGCGCGAGCTGTTCGGCCACGAGCGAGGTGCGTTCACCGGCGCCGACGCCTCGTCTCCCGGCCTGCTCGACCGGGCCGCCGGTGGCACCATCTTCTTCGATGAGATCGCCGAGACCCCCACCCTTCTCCAGGCCAAACTCCTGCGCGTGCTGGACGGCGGCGAGTATCGGGCCGTGGGCGGAGGCCCCGATCGCCATCTCCGCGCCCGGGTCATCTCGGCCACCAACCGCGACCTCGCCGACTGGGCCCGCACCGGTCGCTTCCGCGCAGACCTCTACTATCGCCTGGCCGTCCTCACCATCCACCTCCCCCCGCTGCGCGAACACCCCGACGACATTCCCCTGCTCTGGGACCACTTCGTCGGCCGGATCGTCGCCTCCCCCTCTGCCCCTCTCGACCCGGATTCCAAACTCGGCCTGGCCCTCCTCGCCCACGACTGGCCCGGCAACATCCGCGAGCTTCGTAACGCCGCCGAGAACGCCGCACGAGCCGCGCAGGGGGGCAGGATCCACGTCGACCACCTCCCCGCCTCCGTGACCACGCATCCGATCATTCAGCCGGAAAACCCCGCCGACGACCTCTCCAGAACCATCGAGGAATGGGCCGCCGCCCGCGTCGACGTCGCCGAGACCGAGGGCACGCCCCTGCACGAGGCCTTCGTCCAGGCCGTCGAAGGCCCCCTGCTCCGCACACTCTACACCTGGTCCCACGGCAACCAGGCCCGCATGGCCCGGGTCCTGGGCCTGCACCGCACCACCCTCCGCCAGAAACTCCGCCGCCTCGGCCTCGACCGCCCCTGA
- a CDS encoding HAMP domain-containing sensor histidine kinase → MPHRLPFPRSISDRIMAPYVALALASVGGTALACASWAGSQARTQFLERGRGIAQTLARSSFPWTGPVLGQLKGLGGAEFVLLSNGGQLLASTLSPSASDVRALAANLPRPPDSTSFEREWTSGGERFRVSVLDRPTDRGGPSRLVILLPEAGLNDAARDASRAAIVPGLVAAVIAAWLASRIAAGLSRPLSAVLDAIRQVGRGDLEPTGLPIGRSDEIGELAEGVAQMAGWLRKLQDEQARTHRLQLIQQVSAGLAHELRNPLTAARMTLQIDLERNPRRDDQPVRIALDELARMERQVKRFLQIARPEPQSIEPVDPGALLERCAASLAATASHQGILLDVELADDLALIQGDADQLAQVVTNLAGNALDATGPGGRVTLAASMDAGQVCIDVLDSGPGVPEGSAGRIFEPFFTTKPEGVGLGLALCAALVREHGGTIGYSRVGGRTRFRVGLPATAPMEKGDATAWPT, encoded by the coding sequence ATGCCCCACCGCCTCCCCTTCCCCCGATCGATCAGCGACCGGATCATGGCCCCCTACGTCGCCCTCGCCCTGGCAAGCGTCGGCGGCACCGCGCTGGCGTGTGCCTCGTGGGCTGGGTCTCAGGCTCGCACCCAGTTCCTCGAACGCGGTCGTGGCATCGCGCAGACCCTGGCCCGCTCGAGCTTCCCCTGGACCGGACCGGTGCTCGGCCAGCTCAAAGGGCTCGGCGGGGCCGAGTTTGTCCTCCTGAGCAACGGCGGCCAGCTTCTGGCGAGCACCCTCTCGCCCTCGGCGTCCGACGTCCGGGCTCTCGCCGCCAACCTCCCGCGCCCGCCCGATTCGACCTCTTTCGAACGGGAATGGACCAGCGGCGGCGAACGCTTCAGGGTCTCAGTGCTCGACCGGCCGACAGACCGCGGCGGGCCGAGTCGCCTGGTCATCCTGCTTCCCGAGGCGGGCCTGAACGACGCCGCCCGAGATGCAAGCCGCGCCGCGATCGTGCCGGGCTTGGTCGCCGCGGTGATCGCCGCCTGGCTGGCAAGCCGGATCGCCGCGGGCCTCTCTCGCCCGCTCTCGGCGGTGCTGGACGCCATCCGCCAGGTTGGCCGGGGCGACCTGGAGCCGACCGGCTTGCCCATCGGCCGCAGCGATGAGATCGGCGAACTCGCCGAAGGGGTGGCGCAGATGGCAGGCTGGCTCCGCAAGCTGCAAGACGAGCAGGCGCGGACCCATCGGTTGCAGCTCATCCAGCAGGTCAGCGCCGGCCTGGCCCACGAGCTGCGCAATCCCCTGACCGCCGCGCGGATGACCCTCCAGATCGACCTGGAACGCAACCCTCGCCGCGACGACCAGCCCGTGCGCATCGCGCTCGACGAACTCGCCAGGATGGAGCGTCAGGTCAAGCGGTTCCTCCAGATCGCCCGGCCCGAGCCGCAGTCGATCGAGCCCGTCGACCCGGGCGCACTCCTCGAACGCTGCGCCGCCAGCCTGGCGGCCACCGCCTCGCATCAGGGGATTCTCCTGGATGTCGAGCTTGCCGATGACCTCGCGCTCATCCAAGGCGATGCCGACCAGCTCGCCCAGGTCGTTACCAATCTCGCGGGCAATGCGCTCGACGCCACCGGCCCCGGCGGGCGCGTGACGCTGGCCGCTTCGATGGATGCGGGCCAGGTCTGCATCGACGTGCTCGACAGCGGACCGGGGGTTCCCGAGGGATCCGCCGGCCGGATCTTCGAACCATTCTTCACCACCAAGCCCGAGGGCGTCGGCCTGGGCCTGGCCCTCTGCGCCGCGCTCGTCCGCGAGCACGGCGGTACAATCGGTTACAGTCGGGTGGGGGGCCGCACAAGGTTCAGGGTCGGTCTGCCGGCCACGGCCCCCATGGAGAAGGGAGACGCAACGGCATGGCCTACGTGA
- a CDS encoding carbohydrate kinase family protein yields the protein MPAATPSSAPAVVCAGIIVADHLCTPIDHIPAAGELVPADELVLNIGGCATNAAMNLTRLGVHATVCGKVGDDVFGRFVAQTLTDAGVDVGGIRIDPDRATSQSLIINVRGQDRRFIHAVSASKGFVAADIDAALAAGMPKVLYVGGYLILPGLDPAALADRFAKVRASGGWTMLDVVTTGPGNHLDLLRPVLPQTDLFLPNTDEAAIILGEHDPVRQALAFRAMGARRVVITCGDKGSVVASEGFNARVGAYPVNFVDGSGGGDAFDSGYIAGLVDGLPELECLKLASAVGASCVRAVGTTAGVFNRAEADAFIAQHSLSVETF from the coding sequence GTGCCCGCCGCAACTCCCTCATCCGCCCCCGCCGTCGTCTGCGCCGGGATCATCGTCGCCGACCACCTCTGCACCCCGATCGACCACATCCCGGCCGCCGGCGAGCTCGTCCCCGCCGATGAGCTGGTGCTGAACATCGGCGGTTGCGCCACCAACGCCGCGATGAACCTGACCCGCCTGGGCGTGCACGCCACCGTCTGCGGCAAGGTGGGCGACGACGTCTTCGGTCGGTTCGTCGCGCAGACCCTCACCGACGCGGGCGTCGACGTCGGAGGGATCCGCATCGACCCCGACCGGGCCACCAGCCAGTCGCTCATCATCAACGTCCGCGGCCAGGATCGCCGGTTCATCCATGCCGTCTCGGCCAGCAAGGGGTTCGTGGCTGCCGACATCGACGCGGCGCTCGCCGCGGGGATGCCGAAGGTCCTCTACGTCGGCGGCTACCTGATCCTACCCGGCCTCGACCCCGCCGCGCTCGCCGACCGATTCGCCAAGGTCCGCGCCTCGGGCGGCTGGACGATGCTGGACGTGGTGACCACCGGCCCTGGCAATCACCTCGACCTTCTCCGCCCGGTCTTGCCGCAGACCGACCTCTTCCTGCCCAACACCGACGAGGCCGCCATCATCCTGGGCGAGCACGACCCCGTGCGGCAAGCCCTGGCCTTCCGCGCCATGGGCGCCCGACGGGTCGTCATCACCTGCGGCGACAAGGGTTCCGTCGTCGCCTCCGAAGGGTTCAACGCCCGCGTAGGCGCCTACCCGGTGAACTTCGTGGACGGATCCGGCGGGGGCGATGCCTTCGACTCCGGCTACATCGCCGGCCTTGTCGACGGCCTCCCAGAGCTGGAATGCCTCAAGCTCGCCAGCGCCGTCGGAGCAAGCTGCGTCCGCGCCGTCGGAACCACCGCTGGCGTCTTCAACCGCGCCGAGGCAGACGCGTTCATCGCTCAGCACTCCCTGTCGGTCGAGACCTTCTAG